Proteins encoded in a region of the Marinobacter arenosus genome:
- a CDS encoding spondin domain-containing protein, with amino-acid sequence MKRFILSVAFAAVFLPAHAAEFDVEIHNPTRGLYFTQLLVAAHAPSISLFETGETASANLRAMAETGNLTGLIALLNAAGATVEEDPANGLLAPGATTVATINTGNAVANTELSIVAMLQPSNDGFLALNSLTVPTEPGTYTYDLNAYDAGTEANNELRGTNSLGQPGMPVPPELDSELGNNGTGAASTVEGYVHIHRGNLGDNNPSGGPSDMVSTLHRWLNPVARVTVTVR; translated from the coding sequence ATGAAACGTTTCATCCTCTCTGTCGCGTTCGCTGCAGTATTTCTACCGGCACACGCCGCCGAATTCGATGTGGAAATTCACAACCCGACCCGAGGCCTTTACTTCACGCAGCTGCTGGTCGCGGCCCACGCGCCGTCCATTTCGCTGTTTGAAACCGGCGAGACCGCATCCGCTAACCTGCGGGCGATGGCCGAAACCGGCAATCTTACCGGATTGATTGCGCTGCTGAACGCCGCCGGCGCCACCGTTGAAGAGGATCCAGCCAACGGCCTGCTGGCTCCGGGGGCAACCACGGTTGCCACCATCAACACCGGCAACGCCGTGGCGAACACCGAGCTATCGATTGTCGCCATGCTGCAGCCCAGCAACGATGGCTTTCTGGCGCTCAACAGCCTGACGGTCCCGACCGAGCCGGGCACCTATACCTACGATCTCAACGCATACGATGCCGGCACCGAAGCCAATAACGAGCTGCGCGGCACGAACTCGTTAGGTCAGCCGGGCATGCCGGTGCCGCCCGAACTGGATTCCGAGCTGGGGAACAATGGTACCGGCGCGGCCAGTACCGTCGAGGGGTACGTGCACATTCATCGCGGAAACCTGGGCGATAACAACCCCAGCGGCGGCCCCAGCGATATGGTCAGCACCCTGCACCGGTGGCTGAACCCGGTGGCCCGCGTCACCGTGACCGTCAGATAA
- a CDS encoding DUF3185 family protein produces the protein MGSSKLVGIVLLVVGIALLYFGYQSTQSVGNQLTETVTGRFTDETMLYLIGGAAAAAAGAFLTFFKK, from the coding sequence ATGGGAAGCTCAAAACTCGTCGGTATTGTCCTGCTCGTGGTGGGCATTGCCCTGCTCTATTTCGGCTACCAGTCCACCCAGTCTGTGGGTAATCAGCTGACGGAAACCGTCACCGGCCGTTTTACCGATGAAACCATGCTGTACCTGATCGGCGGTGCTGCGGCTGCGGCGGCCGGTGCCTTCCTCACCTTTTTCAAGAAGTAG
- a CDS encoding AI-2E family transporter encodes MSDQAERTKLKIGTAPTDGMTTAMADTQQTPDTQTEGADAPTTTALIEAINLRSMALIVLTGIATLFFIDWAQAVLLPLVVAVLISYALDPLVSTLDRIRIPRPLGAAIVLFALLGVIAAASVPLKQEATAMLDKIPVAINEFQRKEAQSTDDEEGLMEKAQTAAKEIEATAARDQKDTMVTQPGVTPVRVVDKPMDIQEYVIKGSPAALVLVSQGFSVLLLVYFLLAVGSLYRRKVVRISGPSFGRMRKAARIMNELHQQVRRFLFVTVISALFVGIVTWLAFLALGMEQAALWGVVAGVASGIPYLGPFLVLIGTGLAAFIQFGELNMAIIVAGVSLIITSIQGNLLTPWLTSYISSLNAVAIFIGLLFWGWLWGPVGLIVATPILMITKSVCDHVVNLRAVGELLGK; translated from the coding sequence ATGTCCGACCAGGCAGAGCGTACTAAACTGAAGATTGGCACCGCGCCGACCGATGGGATGACCACAGCCATGGCAGACACCCAACAGACTCCCGACACTCAAACGGAGGGGGCAGATGCTCCCACCACAACCGCTCTCATCGAGGCCATCAACCTTCGAAGCATGGCGCTGATCGTATTGACGGGCATAGCCACGCTCTTTTTCATCGACTGGGCCCAGGCCGTTCTACTGCCGCTGGTGGTGGCCGTACTGATCAGCTACGCCCTCGACCCTCTGGTTTCCACACTCGACCGGATCCGGATTCCCCGCCCGCTTGGCGCGGCCATCGTTCTGTTTGCGTTGCTTGGTGTGATTGCAGCAGCCAGTGTGCCACTGAAACAGGAAGCCACGGCCATGCTCGACAAGATCCCGGTGGCCATCAACGAGTTCCAGCGCAAGGAAGCCCAATCTACCGACGACGAAGAGGGGCTCATGGAGAAAGCCCAGACGGCCGCCAAGGAGATCGAGGCCACAGCCGCCCGGGACCAGAAAGACACCATGGTCACCCAGCCGGGGGTAACGCCGGTCAGGGTGGTCGACAAGCCCATGGATATCCAGGAGTACGTGATAAAGGGGTCACCGGCCGCGCTGGTTCTCGTGTCCCAGGGCTTTTCCGTGCTGTTGCTCGTGTATTTCCTGCTGGCCGTGGGGTCACTCTACCGGCGCAAAGTGGTCAGAATTTCCGGGCCTTCCTTCGGGCGCATGCGAAAAGCGGCCAGGATCATGAACGAGCTGCACCAGCAGGTGCGCCGGTTCCTGTTCGTTACGGTCATCAGCGCGCTGTTCGTGGGTATTGTTACCTGGCTGGCATTCCTGGCGCTCGGCATGGAGCAGGCCGCCCTGTGGGGTGTCGTGGCCGGCGTCGCCAGCGGCATCCCCTATCTGGGGCCCTTTCTGGTGTTGATCGGCACCGGCCTTGCTGCGTTTATTCAGTTTGGGGAACTGAACATGGCCATTATCGTGGCGGGGGTCTCACTGATCATCACCAGCATACAGGGCAACCTGCTGACGCCCTGGCTGACCAGCTATATTTCCAGCCTGAATGCGGTCGCGATCTTTATCGGGCTACTGTTCTGGGGATGGCTCTGGGGGCCGGTCGGCTTGATCGTCGCCACGCCGATCCTGATGATCACCAAGTCGGTCTGCGATCACGTGGTTAACCTGCGCGCCGTTGGCGAACTGCTGGGGAAATAG
- a CDS encoding DUF2339 domain-containing protein, whose protein sequence is MEVVLILLAVGVVILVPVGSVLGVLAFRQRREQATRLDSLARELFELRQEVARLRRQSGEPEQAATLSLDEPAIPEPQPEAAAFQPDAPDARPVEPTERPRSAHLIQALKDNWMVWLGGLSVGLAGVFMVSHSINAGLIGPLQQLMLALISGLALHAGAEVLRRRHMGTDQVFAALAGGGSITLYAALLAGVHHFGFISTTVGLVGLATVSLVTMALSLVHGPLLAIMGLSGAYLVPLLIGSDDGSVAFVLAYSFLITLSSLLLMRYVFRDWLWYATLAGALMWWFLGISAEPVGASIPWYLAGLVVAFGVLQGNHRVGEEKRWQAFLPLLAAWGMSMAAQPETNPVYWSWLLILPVAGLIPQSRGGFWYLPWASVVVSAAGWLMLRGSLGPGNGYLAPWPAYQQGGFFGYLVAAAILTVAVGLWQWVRHSDQRRWASLTLLSPLVWLVLGWLLLHGYETSSVWAVSTLLVGAVYGLLAWQMERRQSFRNGVVWAILAAHVSYTLAAVMIVREASLTLALSVQFVSLTWLARRYQMQELYLLLKGALALVVARLTFNPWLQGYADDVHWSLWTYGGATLLAAIATRLSVKGHSIRPWLEGATLHLLVLFLGTELRYWLYDGDIFAHEYSLTEAAINALLWGSLSVTYMVRAGASQTLAWLYRLFARILLVLAALSYLSILTLLNPWWSDSNIGDTPVFNLLLPAFGGPVLVALMVSRFPRLAPRLGSLCVAAAGFLLFTAMEIRQLWQGSEMAASFGMTEGELYSYSVIGMLYAIAAIIYSTRRANLVLYKAGMALLGIVIAKIFLIDMAGLQGLWRVAAFMGLGLALLGLAWMYRTVQRAPESPGANR, encoded by the coding sequence TTGGAAGTTGTACTGATTCTGCTGGCGGTTGGCGTTGTGATTCTGGTTCCAGTTGGCTCCGTTCTTGGTGTCCTGGCATTTCGACAACGCCGTGAGCAGGCCACCCGCCTGGATTCGCTGGCGCGTGAACTTTTTGAGCTTCGACAGGAAGTGGCCCGTCTTCGACGCCAGTCCGGCGAGCCGGAGCAGGCGGCCACATTGAGCCTGGACGAGCCGGCAATACCCGAACCCCAGCCCGAGGCGGCGGCTTTCCAGCCTGATGCCCCCGACGCCCGTCCGGTCGAGCCAACAGAACGTCCGAGGTCTGCCCACCTCATTCAGGCGTTGAAAGACAACTGGATGGTCTGGCTGGGCGGCCTCAGTGTCGGCCTTGCCGGCGTTTTCATGGTGAGCCATTCCATCAATGCCGGCCTGATTGGTCCGTTGCAGCAACTGATGCTGGCCCTGATCAGCGGCCTTGCCCTGCACGCTGGCGCGGAAGTTCTTCGGCGCCGCCACATGGGGACGGACCAGGTGTTCGCGGCCCTGGCCGGTGGCGGCAGCATCACGCTGTACGCGGCCCTGCTGGCCGGTGTGCACCATTTCGGGTTTATCAGTACCACGGTGGGGTTGGTCGGGCTGGCGACCGTGTCCCTGGTGACCATGGCCCTGTCGCTGGTCCATGGCCCGTTACTCGCCATCATGGGGTTGAGCGGTGCCTATCTGGTGCCCCTGCTGATCGGTAGCGACGACGGCAGTGTCGCCTTTGTGCTGGCGTACAGTTTCCTGATTACGTTGAGCTCCCTGCTGCTGATGCGTTACGTGTTCCGCGACTGGCTGTGGTACGCCACCCTGGCCGGGGCGCTGATGTGGTGGTTTCTGGGGATCTCGGCGGAGCCTGTCGGGGCGTCAATACCCTGGTACCTGGCGGGATTGGTGGTGGCCTTTGGGGTCTTGCAGGGCAATCATCGGGTTGGGGAGGAGAAACGGTGGCAGGCCTTCTTGCCGTTACTGGCGGCCTGGGGCATGTCGATGGCCGCCCAGCCGGAAACCAATCCCGTGTACTGGAGCTGGTTGCTGATTCTTCCGGTCGCCGGGTTGATTCCCCAGAGCCGCGGTGGGTTCTGGTACCTACCCTGGGCGAGCGTGGTGGTCAGCGCGGCCGGCTGGCTCATGCTCCGGGGCAGCCTGGGCCCCGGGAACGGGTATCTGGCGCCCTGGCCGGCGTACCAGCAGGGCGGCTTCTTCGGGTACCTTGTGGCCGCGGCCATTCTCACCGTCGCTGTCGGGCTCTGGCAGTGGGTGCGCCACAGCGACCAGCGGCGCTGGGCCTCTCTGACCCTGTTATCGCCACTGGTGTGGCTGGTTCTGGGTTGGTTGCTGCTGCACGGCTACGAGACGTCGTCAGTCTGGGCCGTATCCACGTTGCTGGTCGGGGCCGTCTACGGCCTGCTGGCATGGCAAATGGAACGCCGCCAATCGTTCCGCAATGGGGTGGTCTGGGCCATCCTCGCCGCGCACGTCAGCTACACCCTCGCGGCGGTGATGATCGTCCGTGAGGCCTCGCTGACCCTGGCACTCTCGGTCCAGTTCGTCAGCCTCACCTGGCTGGCCCGGCGTTACCAGATGCAGGAACTGTATCTGCTCCTGAAAGGCGCCCTGGCGCTGGTGGTTGCGCGGCTGACCTTCAACCCCTGGCTGCAGGGCTATGCGGACGATGTGCACTGGTCGCTATGGACCTACGGTGGGGCAACGCTGCTGGCAGCGATTGCAACGCGACTGTCGGTGAAAGGGCACAGCATTCGCCCGTGGCTGGAAGGGGCAACCCTGCACCTGCTGGTGTTGTTCCTGGGCACCGAGCTGCGCTACTGGCTCTACGACGGTGATATCTTTGCCCACGAGTACAGCCTGACCGAAGCCGCAATCAACGCGCTGCTCTGGGGATCGCTCAGCGTCACCTACATGGTGCGTGCCGGGGCGAGCCAGACGCTGGCCTGGCTGTATCGTCTGTTCGCCCGCATTCTCCTTGTGCTGGCCGCATTGAGCTACCTCTCGATATTGACCCTGCTCAATCCCTGGTGGTCAGACAGCAACATTGGCGACACCCCGGTCTTCAACCTGCTCCTTCCGGCCTTCGGTGGCCCGGTTCTGGTGGCGCTCATGGTCAGCCGGTTCCCTCGGCTCGCGCCCCGGCTCGGGTCCCTGTGCGTGGCCGCCGCCGGTTTCCTGCTGTTTACCGCCATGGAGATACGGCAGTTGTGGCAGGGCAGTGAGATGGCCGCGTCGTTTGGCATGACCGAGGGCGAGCTGTACAGCTATTCGGTCATCGGCATGTTGTACGCCATCGCCGCCATCATTTATTCAACCCGCCGGGCCAACCTCGTCCTCTACAAGGCCGGGATGGCACTGCTCGGGATCGTCATTGCCAAGATTTTTCTCATCGACATGGCCGGCCTTCAGGGGCTCTGGCGGGTCGCCGCCTTCATGGGGCTGGGGCTTGCCCTGCTTGGCCTGGCGTGGATGTACCGAACCGTTCAGCGGGCGCCGGAATCGCCCGGAGCAAATCGCTAG
- a CDS encoding DUF883 family protein, whose product MEAKPSQDEYDQVKQDLQKLREDLATLTKTVTESQKSNISSLRDEIRRESREALDQVRSRGNDALNRAKDAGDKAIHDVEHKIEERPFLSILIMFLAGILVGKLLDR is encoded by the coding sequence ATGGAAGCGAAACCCAGTCAGGACGAATACGACCAGGTCAAGCAGGATTTACAGAAGCTCCGGGAAGATCTGGCCACTTTGACGAAAACCGTAACCGAAAGTCAGAAGAGCAATATCAGCAGTCTTCGGGACGAGATTCGCCGCGAAAGCCGGGAAGCCCTGGATCAGGTCAGGAGTCGGGGCAATGATGCCCTGAACCGGGCGAAAGATGCCGGAGACAAAGCCATTCACGATGTGGAACACAAGATTGAAGAGCGGCCTTTCCTGAGCATCCTGATCATGTTCCTCGCCGGCATTCTGGTTGGCAAATTGCTCGACCGCTGA
- a CDS encoding spondin domain-containing protein, which yields MAFRTHTVLLLPLVMLVAGCGSSDDDGNSLVSARSFQYQVTITNLSAGQPFSPAAVVIHRAEWQAFTLGDGASVALERLAESGDNNAFLSEADTDNGVLATETGTGPIAPGATTELSISASATSDEGLRLTWMSMPVNTNDGLAGISSIDLSDLSTGDSRVYSAITYDAGTEANSESADTVPGPAASGLAEGFNPARDDVRDEVYIHAGVVTQDDGLDTSTLEGIQRWENPIARVRIERLQ from the coding sequence ATGGCATTTCGTACACACACGGTCTTGCTGCTGCCGCTGGTGATGCTGGTCGCGGGATGCGGTTCAAGCGATGACGACGGCAACTCGTTGGTGAGTGCGCGCAGTTTCCAGTACCAGGTCACCATCACCAATCTGTCTGCCGGCCAACCTTTTTCGCCGGCCGCTGTGGTCATCCATCGGGCCGAATGGCAAGCCTTCACTCTGGGTGATGGCGCCTCGGTGGCGCTGGAACGACTGGCGGAAAGTGGCGACAACAACGCGTTTCTTTCCGAGGCCGACACGGACAACGGTGTGCTGGCCACCGAAACCGGTACCGGGCCAATCGCCCCGGGCGCGACCACCGAACTATCGATATCCGCATCGGCAACGTCCGACGAGGGCCTGCGGCTGACCTGGATGTCCATGCCGGTGAACACCAACGATGGTCTGGCGGGCATCAGCAGCATCGACCTCAGTGACCTGTCGACCGGCGACAGTCGAGTCTATTCTGCGATCACTTACGATGCCGGCACCGAGGCCAACAGCGAATCCGCCGATACGGTGCCGGGCCCCGCCGCCAGCGGTCTTGCCGAGGGCTTTAACCCGGCCCGGGATGATGTTCGCGACGAAGTCTACATCCACGCCGGCGTGGTCACCCAGGACGACGGGCTCGACACCTCCACGCTGGAAGGCATTCAGCGCTGGGAGAACCCCATTGCCCGTGTCCGGATCGAGCGGCTTCAATAG
- a CDS encoding DUF2750 domain-containing protein: MSSDPIDQVLELSGEERYDFFLSEVLEEREIWILVNADNRFLKIVSEEDGVSHLPVWPSAAFAANYASGSDGLSPKSISLPDFFKKWVPGLTRDGLEIGVFPGHDGALWITEPEELKRDLQDELSSF, translated from the coding sequence ATGAGCAGTGACCCGATAGATCAAGTACTCGAGCTGAGCGGCGAAGAGCGGTATGACTTTTTTCTGAGTGAAGTGCTCGAAGAGCGCGAGATCTGGATTCTGGTGAATGCCGATAACCGGTTTCTGAAAATTGTTTCGGAAGAGGACGGTGTGTCGCATTTGCCAGTATGGCCAAGCGCCGCTTTTGCGGCGAACTACGCGAGTGGCTCGGATGGGCTCTCGCCAAAAAGCATTTCCCTGCCGGATTTCTTCAAGAAGTGGGTACCCGGCCTGACGCGGGATGGCCTGGAGATCGGCGTGTTTCCGGGCCATGACGGCGCCCTCTGGATAACCGAGCCGGAAGAATTGAAACGCGACCTGCAAGACGAACTGTCGAGTTTTTGA
- a CDS encoding DUF3096 domain-containing protein produces MTLHLELAPLISLGAGIGILVFPKLLNYIVAGYLIVLGVLGLLGHPM; encoded by the coding sequence ATGACCCTTCACCTCGAACTCGCTCCCCTGATCAGCCTCGGTGCCGGTATCGGCATCCTGGTGTTCCCGAAACTGCTCAATTACATCGTCGCGGGCTACCTGATTGTCCTGGGCGTCCTCGGATTGCTCGGCCATCCCATGTAA
- a CDS encoding host attachment protein, with product MDQDSEDPLARKQLYVLVADNAQATLFQATTPVKTLDEIMTKEHPAGRLRDSERYSDRPGSDHGGVGGHQSYDREKSDDPEEERFARELSEQLEKARHEGRFDKLVLIAPPNFLGVLRHHLSKDCLAAVVKSIDKDLARQDHKAIIQHIDL from the coding sequence ATGGACCAAGACAGCGAAGACCCGCTGGCCAGAAAGCAGTTGTACGTGTTGGTGGCGGACAATGCACAGGCAACGTTGTTTCAGGCGACAACGCCTGTGAAAACGCTGGATGAAATCATGACCAAAGAGCATCCGGCAGGTCGCCTGAGAGATTCGGAACGATACTCGGACCGGCCGGGGAGCGATCACGGTGGCGTTGGCGGCCACCAGAGCTATGACCGGGAGAAGTCGGACGATCCGGAGGAAGAGCGTTTTGCTCGCGAGCTCAGCGAGCAACTGGAGAAGGCCCGGCATGAGGGGCGCTTCGACAAGCTGGTGCTGATCGCGCCACCCAATTTCCTCGGGGTATTGCGGCACCATCTGAGCAAGGATTGCCTCGCGGCCGTGGTGAAGTCCATCGACAAGGATCTGGCACGACAGGATCACAAGGCGATCATTCAGCACATTGATCTGTAA
- a CDS encoding LysR substrate-binding domain-containing protein codes for MPLLDNEVLRTFVAISECGTFTGAAKMVHRTPSALSMQIKQLEQSLGKTLFIREPRQVTLTTEGEILLDYSRRLLRLNEEAVQHFIAPTLEGKVGIGTSDDVGTRILPEVLAQFARSYPAILVDVVVGSSKQNLARVDAGALDLALVTVADAARESRGEVVHEEPLVWAGREGGSAFQRTPLPIAMAHEGCAWRGMTLRALDRAGIPYRIAYTCEHCSGQEAAMVADLAVAPFPQSLVRPPLKQFPNEDLPAIGSYQLALVRGRSTPINDALATHVKEAFQSVLRASA; via the coding sequence ATGCCGTTACTGGATAACGAGGTGCTCAGAACCTTTGTTGCGATCTCGGAATGCGGAACCTTTACCGGGGCTGCCAAGATGGTTCACCGGACGCCTTCCGCGTTGAGCATGCAGATCAAGCAACTGGAACAGAGCCTCGGGAAAACCCTGTTTATTCGGGAGCCCCGTCAGGTCACACTGACGACGGAAGGGGAAATTCTGCTGGATTACAGCCGGCGCCTCCTGCGGCTGAACGAAGAGGCCGTCCAGCATTTCATCGCCCCGACACTGGAAGGCAAGGTGGGGATTGGCACGTCGGACGACGTTGGTACCCGAATACTGCCGGAGGTCCTCGCCCAGTTCGCCCGTTCCTACCCGGCGATACTCGTGGACGTGGTGGTGGGGTCCAGCAAACAGAACCTGGCCCGCGTGGATGCCGGAGCGCTTGACCTGGCGCTGGTGACGGTGGCGGACGCCGCACGGGAAAGTCGTGGCGAGGTGGTCCATGAAGAACCGTTGGTCTGGGCTGGCCGGGAAGGTGGCTCGGCGTTCCAGCGCACGCCCCTGCCCATCGCCATGGCCCACGAGGGCTGTGCCTGGCGCGGCATGACCCTGAGGGCGCTTGATCGGGCCGGCATACCCTATCGGATTGCCTACACCTGTGAGCACTGTTCCGGACAGGAAGCCGCGATGGTCGCAGACCTTGCCGTCGCGCCGTTTCCCCAGAGCCTCGTTCGACCGCCGCTGAAACAGTTTCCCAACGAGGACCTGCCGGCTATCGGCTCCTACCAACTGGCGCTCGTGCGCGGACGATCCACGCCGATCAACGACGCCCTGGCGACCCACGTGAAGGAAGCCTTCCAGAGCGTGTTACGAGCGAGCGCGTGA